The genomic DNA ATACGGCAGATTTCAATAGCCGCGTTCCTTTTCGGTTTCTCTGAATGCGCAGTATCCGAATTAACGTTTATTTCCGAATTTTTTTCAACTATACTCTCACACATCGAATCTTACAATTCCTCTTCCGTCTCTGTTTCCAAGGTACAAATTTTTTCGATCAAGGACAAGACTTCGTCTTTGCCCTTTTTCGTGACGGCGGAAACGGGCAGGACGTTGCCTTCGCCCGTCTTGAAGGCGGCGGCGATCCTGCGCACGGCGTCTTTCACGCGCGTCTTGGCAAGTTTGTCGCTCTTGGTCGCGACGACGGTGAACGGTATGCGCTCGTAATAGAGATAGTCGATCATGGTCAGATCGTCGCGCGTCGGATCGTGGCGGATGTCTGCGAGCGCGAACACGTGCGCAATGTTCTCTTTTTCCGCAAAAAAGTCGTCGAGCATTTTGCCCCACTTATCCTTTTCCGCCTTGGATACGCGCGCAAAGCCGTATCCGGGAAGATCCGCCAGCAAAAACTCGCCGAAATCAAAATAATT from Candidatus Borkfalkia ceftriaxoniphila includes the following:
- the yihA gene encoding ribosome biogenesis GTP-binding protein YihA/YsxC: MILIKDAKFVVSAADKKGFLKPDKPMIAVCGKSNVGKSSFINMLANKNKLARTSGDPGRTRLVNYFDFGEFLLADLPGYGFARVSKAEKDKWGKMLDDFFAEKENIAHVFALADIRHDPTRDDLTMIDYLYYERIPFTVVATKSDKLAKTRVKDAVRRIAAAFKTGEGNVLPVSAVTKKGKDEVLSLIEKICTLETETEEEL